GTCCTCACTATGATAATGATGGACATAGAATTGATATTTGAGGAGAGTTTAGTAAATGAAGAAAGATAGCAAAGAACAGAAAAAGGAAGAAGAAAAAGCAGCACAGGAAATCTTTGAGAAATCAAGATTGTTCTCAGCATAAAATCCAAAATTCATGGAAAATAAAATAATTGAATTGATAAAATTATCTTTTACCCCATTCTCAATTATTTCTCCAATTCCATTTTTTTCTTGTTTTCTTTTTCTCATTGCAACAAAATATTCGGAAATGAATGTATTCGATTTTTTTCTATTATTTATAGGAATTATTATCACGTTATTATCTAGTGGAGCTTCAAATTTCTGGAATCATACAAATGATATAAAAGAAGATATAAAAAATAATAAAAATAACGTATTGATTCAAAATATTATTTCTCAAAACTCTGCTATATTAATATCAATAATATTATATAGTATTTCAATAATTCTGGTATTTCTGATATCGATATACTTAAATCGACCAATTTATTTTTACTTCCTAATATGGGTAATCATTACATGGTGGTATTCGGACAATTTTTTCCTCAAGAGGATAGTAAGATTTCGCCTAAAAACACATTATTTAGGTGAAATATTTACGTATAGTATTGCATATCCAGCTTACACAATGAGTATTTGGCTAATATTTTCTGATTCTATAACTAAAGGAATAGTTTTGTCATTTTTATTTTTATGTTTCGGCATAGCAGGAGTTCTCCTTAAAGATTTAAAGGACATAAAAGGTGATCGTGAAGCGGGGCTAAAAACATTTGGAGTGATGTTTGCTCCATCAAAATTAATTCATTTAGCATGTATTTTTTTAATTTTTTATTTCTTTATAATATTAATTGCAACGAGTGAAAGAATTTTCAATCCAATGTCTGTGATAATTGTAATACCATTTATTTATCTAATTGATAGAACATATCTTCATTTTAGTAAGAAAAATTGGAAACTTGAAATCGGAGATCAGAAAAACATAAAATCAATGATAATGTCTGTATATTCATCATTGTTTCTTTTAGGTTTTACTAATTTCATCTAAATAGTAGTAAAAATGTTACCGCCACCTGATATATAATATATGTTTTCATCAGACTCGGCAATATATTCGCGTTTTTTATATCTGTCAGGTAAAAAAATAGATGGGGAAGCAGAAATTATTCCAAAATATTCATTAAATAAATTATTAATTTCGTCATTATAACTAATTATTCTATCTCCGAAAGCTGATATAGATCCAACATCAATAATAAAAAAAGCAAAATGTTCTAAATTATTTAAGTGATATAAGCTCGAGATATAATCATTTAAATTGATATATATCGGTTCATGAGTTAACAACACTTTATTTGAATATTCAGTTAGATCCAAAAAAAAAGGAAAAAGGTCAAAAGGAAAATATGCATTCAAACCAACACTTTGTATTCCATTTGTTTTTTTGTTAAAGAATATTAATATATATGGATTTTGAACTTGAAATTTACCTTTATCGAATTCATTTTTCAATTCGGAATCATTTTTTTCAAGTAAATTAATTATATTTTTGACAGCTTTTAAAGGGGGCTTACCACTAAGCGATATTAATACATTCTTCTTAAATAGAGCATCGAATTCATTTACAACACTAAACCTTTCTTTTATTTTTTCAATCGTCTCTTCCATAGTAGCCCCCTTATTAGGAAAAATATCATCATATACTACTTCAACATTATCCTTTTCAATAACCAGAGCAGCAATCCCCCCACCAATATCCTTAAAATTGCTGAAAATGGATGGCGAATTAAATTTTACCTGCGTATGCAATAGGTTCATTCCGACTATGGGCACCTTATAATCAAGCTTTCTGGCAAATATTTCAAGCACTGTGGGAGGTAAATAAAATATATTTTCCTGGTTACAATAATCTGATAAATTCCTCGCCATCTCTTGTTGTGTGTTTTCATCACCTCGATAAGCTTTGTAACTGTAGTATCTTCCTTTTGCAAAGAATTCTCCCGTTTTTTTCAAACCGGGCACATGAACTAATGGAAAATGAAGAATCACAACCCCTTTTTCACATTTAATTTGAGCAGCAAGCTTTTCTGCTGAATTTATAGCGCCCTTTTTTTTTGAACTTGTCACGTTAATTAGTGCATCTTTATCTTCACATAGCACAAGGGCTGCCCCATCAGTACGAATATCGTTCGGAAATATCATTCCATCCACAGAAGCCCCTATCTGTGGAATATCTCCAAATCGTTTCTGGAAAACATCAAGCATTTCCTGATAATGTCCATTATACTTCAAAGTGGCATAAAACAAAACCAGATCTGGTTCAAATGTCAAAGAAGCCATAGCTTTCTCAATTAATTCCTCAGCAGCAATTTTCGCATTTTTAATATTGCTAAAAACTGTCAATGTTCTCATGAAAAACCCTATATTTATTTTATTTACATTTTACTTTGTTAATATAAATATGTGTAGTTTGCATAAACATTCCATTCAACAGAACAGTAACAAATCATATACTTATAATAAGGTATATAAACAAGGAAAATAGATTTAAAAGAAAAAATAGAGTTAGAACTTTAAAAGGGTGTTTTACATTGTCTGAACGTTTAACTTCTGGGATATATGGATTAGATGAATTAATGGGGGGAGGATTCAGAAAAAATACCGTAAACATCATTAACGGCGGTATTGGTGTTGGAAAAACTACATTTTGCCTTCAATATGTCTTATTCGGGCTTAATCGCGGTGAAAAAGCATTATTTATCTCATTAGAAATGTCTAAGGAACAGATTATTCGTGATTGCAGGGCATTGGGTTATCTTGAGATAGAAGAACATATTGAAAATGAAAATCTTAAAATATTGCACATTTATGGAGAAGACCTCACATTTCCTTCTATCAGTCTTATCGATATAATAAAAAAAAATGTTTCACAAGGACAACACAATCGGATAATAATTGATCCGTTCACGCATTATTCCATGTATTTAGATAACGATAAGAGGAAATCAATAAGCACAATTTTTCAAAATATGAGGGAATTTGGTACAACCCTCATTACCCTTGAAGAATCTGAAAACATCAATACAATACATGCTGGATCAATGATGCCACTTTATCTTGCCGATACGGTACTTCGTCTGGATAATCTTGGTTTTGGAGAAATGTTTGACAGAACACTTCGGATCGTAAAACACAGAGGGTCAAAACATGGAAGCAGCCTTTATCCCTATAAGATCGAAAGTGGTCTAGGGTTAGTAATTCTTGCTTCAGAGCATGATATCAACCAGGTTACTCCTATTAATAAATTTGACAAAGAGTTCCTTGCTGCTATCAAGGAATCCAGAACAATTGACAAAGTCGGTGATAAATTGGCAAAAAGAATCGAATTGTTGAGAAATAACTGGAACCATAATGAAAGTCCGCAATTCATACTTAATTTAGTAAAAAGAAACGAAATCATACAATAATGCACCGAACAAAACTTGAAAAAACACTGGACAATCTTTACGAAACAGAAGGAGTGGATGCGTGTATTGTATATCGCATTGACGGGGCTCCAATAACTGTCAGAACACCCCTGGACAGTACTATTCTTGAAGTGATGTTCTGGCTTGAAAAACAAATCAAACACGTATTGAGAAATATGAATAAAGAGGGTTTAAAAGCAACTACGTTCGATTTTAAGAGTTACCAAATTCACATCACACCTTCATCCAGGTCAACTATATTAGCTACTATTATTGACCCCGATGCTCATCAGCAACTCATCTCAATAGAAATTGCAAGAGCAAAATCAATTATTAACAAATGTGTATCATAATGAAAGAAGTTCTCTTTTGCTGATTATTTTTTCATTTGTAGCTTTAACCTTTACCGTAATATTTTTATATACAGGAATACCACCAGTTGTTTCATCAGATACCAGAGCGTTTGACCAGGGGCTGTTTACCATGAACCCGATTCCTTTTTGTTCTTCCTTTGGTGAAAACACTGCTTTGACAACGATACTACCCCATTTTGATGTGAGTCTCACATTCCCCCCATCCTGAATACCCATACGCTTCATTTCTCCAGCATCCAGCACGATGACAGCAGATAATCGTTCACACTCCTTACCGGTAATGTCTTCTTCACATGCAGTGGACTGGAACACATCTCTGTATGTAACCACTGTTATGTCATATTCAGGAGCCCGTACGAATTTTCCAACATCAACTGCCATCATTTAATCTCCTTTAAAATCTGTCTGATAATCATCTCATCAGATAGGTGATTTCCATGAACCAGAGCATTGATATTAATGGTCTTGCCATCCATACGTACCGAAGTCCCTCCCACTTCAATTCCGGATGTACCTGAGGGAATGGTCACATCTGCAACCAGAGATGTCATATTTATGCAAGGGTCTATCAGTATGAGAGGAATATCTTTCAAACGTCTCGAAATGGATGCAGGAAGACTTGAAAGCGGGTCTGACCCTACCACCAAAACTGCATCAGCATGGTTTTTTATCTGCTCGACCACAGAGTACTCTATACCGGATATCGCTTCCCCTTCTGTGAACTTCACCCGATGAATATGTCCGGACTTCTCGTGCAAAGTATGATTAAAACCCCGCATATTGAAATGACCTGCCATCGGAATCAATGAATAATGAGAGATTTTGTTCAATGCATTTATAAATTCACAGAGCAGGGAAATATCTTCTTTTATGGAATAAACCAGCCCCAATCCTGCAAAAAGCACACCGAACTCCGCTTTCTTCAATATGGCAGCCAGTTCAAGGATACGTTTAACATCATAGTCAAAGGATAATTTTGGTACACGGCCCGATAGTGCATCTACCAGACCTCGCATGAACTCGGCATCCATTCCCGGGGGTATTCTGTGGGATCCATTCTTACATATCTTTGCGGTCATGGACTGCCTTACATCGATGGAGATTGCAGTCCTGTCCTCTTCATATCCTCGCTGCCTTAATTCACCCCTTGGGAAATATGAATATTTGGACATGTGTCTGGGATGGGAACTCATGGGGTCGGCACCCCAAAAAAGTATCACATCAGCTTTTTCTCTTACATCTTCCAATGTACATGAAGGGATGGAGCCGTTGAGTATTTCATTGACAATAATACCCTGGCAGAAGGATGACGTGGAATCAATGACACCCCCAAGTGTCCGGGCCAGTTCGATACCTGCCATCTGGGCTTCATTTGTAGAATTGCTCCACCCGTAGAGCAAAGGATTTTTCGCTTCCCGTAATATCCGGGCAGCATACTTAATTGCATCATCAGTATCTGCTTTTTTACCATTAATTGCAGGAATAGCCCGGTCTTTACATCCAAAGATCCGGGCTTTGCCTTTCATGCAGGCATGCTCAACATGTTCAAGTCTGTTATCAACCTTTCTTACCTGGATATCCTCGCAAAGCAGTGCGCATCCGGTACAGGTCCAGGTAAATGTTTCAGTCATGCATCAACCTCACTCAACTTACACAAATTCAATTGCTTCGGTTGGGCATGGGTCAATACATGCCCTGCAAAGAATCTTATCCTTGCCAAACCGCCTGCATTCTTTTACATTGGCTGCTTTCACTTTACCATCAACAACCTTGAATATGACTTTATCGTTCGTAGGAGCTGATCCCCTGCCTGACCCGTGTGGGTCATTGGCTACATCAACAGGACAAGCCACTACACAGTTCCCGCATCCGGAACAGAGTTCTTCATGGATGATAAGCCCGGTCTCCTGTGCACCTTCGATGGGCTTTAATATTTTTTCAAGTTTCTGCCTTGAATCGCTGTATTTATCATCTTTCATAAGTGGCGGGCATTCAGTAAACCGCCTGGTACCTGAGAGCAGTGCGACACTAAATGCCATGCAGGTTGACTCACCACATTCCTTGCAGTTGGTTTTTGGCAGTAGTTTATAAATTTCCATTGCATTTGCCATTGTGTAACCCCCCATTAAATATGGAACAGTACAGTCTATAGGTGAATTATGACGTAATTTGAAGTTATGTGTGGAATACTAATAAAAACTTCCTGCAACGAATAAATCAAAGTGGTAAATAGATCACAAAAAAGTAAAAAAGAAAGAATAAACCGGTGTTTTCACACCAGTTTATTGATTGGATGGTTAGGGTCCAGCGTATCGATACCCAATTCGTGAGCTGTTTCAGCCAGCATGATATCCACCAGTGCAACTGCCGGGAATACTGACCTGACGTTCTCGATAGGACCATACAGCAGGCAATCCGCACCCACGATCTGAGCTACAAGATTAGTTCCGATATCGGTGGGCATATAGGCTTCCTTGTGTTCTTTCTTGAACTTCTTAAGCCAATCCCATGCAGATGCCATATTATGGAAACCGCCACCAGTAGGTAATCCCAGATGTCCCTTGACAGCCATGATAGACCGTATGGTCGCACCAGAACCTGCACCAGGTGGCATAGCAGCCACATCGATGATAGGGCGCTTTATACCGCAATCCTTGGCAATTTCCAGCATTCCTTTGGCCTGGCCTGTGCCGCCAACCTCAAGGATCTCCATCTTACCTTTCACAGTGGGGTCGGTAGCATTGAATGCCAGTACAATGGCTGCATCAAGGTCGCTTTCCCTTAACGCAGTAATCTCTTCTTCATTGACACTGGCATTGATAGAATTATGTATGGCCCTGTCAGCTACGCCAATCTCGGTACAATACGCTGCTGCGGCTGCACGTACATCACCAGCAGATGAATCTATCAGGAATGCTGTTTTATTATCCACTTCGACGAACCAGTCAATAAATTTCTTAATAGCTTCCGGTGTTTCGCCTACTATCTGGTTGATATAGGGAATACCTGTCAGGTCTCCCATCTCTTGCTGGGTTTTCCACAATTTCTCAGCCGCATCTTTATCAAATATACCTTTATCTTCGTCACTCACGATTTTGTGCTTGCCGTAGAACATGGTACTGATAAGGACAGTTGGATATTGCCCTGGCTGTCCCCCCATCTTCACGCCACCAAACTCAAAGACTTCTTGTTCTTTATCAAATCTGAACATCTATTATCACCTCATAACAATATTCTTATTACTGCTGACAAAAGGGATTCTCCCTCCTGTAATTGAACTGTGGTTGTGGGAGTTAATCCCAATGTGGTCACGACCAATAGATACATTACCACAAGAATAAGTCCAATACAGATGCCGTACAGTATTCCAATGTCTCTGCCCAGTCGTTTACCGACTCTCTGTTGCATCTCGCTGTTCGTGAATTCTATCTTCTCATCTATGAGGTTAAGTTTCTTGATGACCTCCTGATAATCCATAGCATCCACTATTATCTCAGGGACCTTATTTTCAGCCATGTTAGATACCTCCACTGAGAACAATGGGCAGTCCTACCATTATGACCGCAAATAGAAATCCAATGACAAGACCTTCGAAGCCAGCAGCAACTCCAGAATCCAGTTTTTGGTTTCTGGCAATAAGTTGTCCCTTGTACCTGATGTTCTCAAGAAGTTTATCAAAAACACCGGCACCTGGTGGTCTTACCACCATGGGAACGCCTTTTCCATAGACATATTCGTCAGAATTTTCAGCCATCTTATACACCTCCCATGATAAGTAATCCAAGAATTCCAAGTGTCAGGGTGAGTCCCATCATTACTCCCTCGATCTTACCTGAATAGACACCCGACGCAAATTTATTCAGATTACCGATGTCAGTTGTCGCAGCTTCTACTGCCCGGATCCTGGACTGGATGAGCGCAACCTCTGCTGCCATTGGTCTTATACCTTTAAATTCTTCTTCACCTTCACCTTCGTCTTTGATTTCAATTACCATCGGTTCAGCATTAAAAGCACCCGGATCTTTGCCGACAAGCTCCTTTATCTTGGCTGTAATTTGTCCCTGGTCTTCCGTGTTCATTAAATTAACACATTCGACCTGTTCCTGGAACCGCCCAATTGCTTCATCGGTCAGGTTCTCAATGTAAGGTATTGCTCCCTTTGCACCGACAATCCTGTTTTCCTTGGTACCATTGGCATGTATATTTATTATGGCATCTCCAGTAAGATGACCTTTTACCTCAGAACCCGTAACCAGAAGGAACCTGATATTTGGATTTGAGATGATATTGGCCACAAGTTTTTCGATACCGATATTCTCTGTCTTGCATGGACCGGTTATGGCAGCTCCTGCATCAAGATGAGGTTTTGCTGATAGATGGGAACCTAACGTCGCCACTGCAACCGGATTATGCAGGCTGGCAATTTCGTATTCCCCTTTCATGACAGGCCATCCAATCGCTGCATCTTTTTTATCAGCCATTTACAAGCCTCCTAATTTTAATAATACGGCAAACAGGGTCATTAATATAAGACCACCAATAAAACCGTAGAATATGTTCGTCCATATACCTGCCGTTACTGCGGCTTTCTCTCGACCCGGGAATGTAGACAATAGTGGTTTATCCGGACCCAACGAGTTCATCATGTCAGTTACAATTTTATCCAGTTCGTCCACCACTGTTGATATATGGTCCAGAGAATACTCAAGTATATCATCATTTTCCTCTGCCAGAATACCTGACATGGGTTCCAGTATTAAATGGAATTCAGGTGCAACTCTTACGTGGCTCATTCTAATTCCTCCGCGGTTGGAAGTAAACCTGTTCCTGTTATCAGGTGTGCATCACGATGGGTCAATTTCATGAACTTCTTGAAATAGACCACCCAGATCACCAAGCCTACTATTGTGGTCAATGCACCGGATATACCATCCATACTTTCAACTGCCAGAGAAGCAAATCCGGCAACAGCCATGATAAGTGCTCCTTTCTCAACTGCGACCATGAGAGTTCGGTCCTGTTTTTCGTCAGGACCCAGGCAGGCATTGAATGGATGTAATATCGCCATCGCACCACCGATAAAGACCAGTGCAATGAACCCTGTCTCAACCACTGCCGGCATTATATCAATAATATTGAAACTACCTGCAATAGCTGTTGACAGGCCGATCATGACAAGAGCTCCGGCACCTGCGATCTCGACCATGGATTTTTCCATGATGGGGATGTTCATCTTCAGTATCTTGTTTGACATGACACCAATAACAAGTCCGATTATGGCTGCAACTATGAATGCTATGATCGGGCCTGCAACGACGGGAATTCCTGCAACTTCAGGAAGGGTTAGTCCGAACATGGATGCCACAATACCCATACCAAGAGCCAACATACCTATTGATGGAACACCGGTACCCAGACCGTAACTGCATACACGGCGTACCGCATCTGCACCCCAGACTGCTGCAAATATTGCACCGATGCCTCCGAGGAATGAGAATACGGTCGTATCCATGGCCTGGTTAAGCATTGTAAGGTAGATTCCGGCAAGTCCTCCAACGGCACCGAGAATAATGACCTGGTTCGGGTTAAGTAATCCTTTAACGGGTCCTCCTGCTGCTGTTGACATTATACAACACCTCCCATAATTGGTACTGCAATAATAGCGCACAACAGTGAAGCTATCAGGCAGGATACAATTGCTTTTGGTACTCTCTTAAACTTAGGATCGTGGAAACCTTCGATAGTACCACCGATATTGTAGGAAGCCAGAACAGAGTTCACATAGAACACTCCTGTGGCAAATATACCTGCAAGAGCGACAGCGCCTAAATTTGTAGGGTCACCAACAATTTCCATTAACTGGACATAGATCATTGAACCGCCAACGCCTCCGAGCAAAGCACCGATGGTACCGCTCACAAAACTGACAGTAGGAACTCCATGTCCTTCAGTACCTTTTGATACATAAATATCCTGCACATCTCCGGTGATGGGGTCTTTCTTGACCTTTGCAGATACCGGCGGTACACCTACACCATAGACATATATTACCTGACCAATGAACATGGTCACAGTTATCATGATCATTGCGCCTACTGCACCTGATGCCATTACCAGCATGAAATCAGAACCCGTGAATTCACCACTAATTGCAAGATGGTTATACATGAATCCTGCACTGATAAGTCCGGTCAAACCTGCACCGGCAGCCAGTTGGACAGTACCTGTACCTACGCCTGTTGCCTGGGCCATAGCCGCTGGGGCACCACCCACAGGTATAAAGTGAACACCAACACCAATGAGAACTCCTCCCAATGTAATTAATATGATAGTAATTGGGTCCATTATGCTGCTACACCTCCATCTACATCCTTGTATGGTCCGTATGCCTTTCTTGCTTTTACCTCAACCATTCTATTGGCAAGTATCAGTATCAAGACAATTATCAGACCGGCAATTATTGTATTCATTCCTTCGAATACTGTTGATCTCCAGTTATCAAGGAACACTGTTAAACCAAGAGCCAGTCCGGTCAGGGGACCGCCAAACTTCGCACATGCCCAGACATTATCCATACCGTTACGAAGACCGGATTCGGCCTTTCTTACTATGTTACCTGAGAATGCAGCATTCAATCCGCAGCCGAAAGGCTGGTTCTGGAACTCGCGTTCTGCTCCGTAGTGTACATCACCGGTCGATGAACCTATTGCACCAGCAGTAACTCCCCACAGGAATGCCAAAAGCGGCAGTGGGAAGGGATGTGCCATGAAGTGGTCCATTATGTATGAAAATGATACAATACAAAATACGGCGATATATCCATGTGCCATTATTACCGGGATATGTCCGAGGACCATATCCATATAAACCGGTTGTTTAAATCTTCTTTGACTTGCTGACCGTCCCATGTGAGCGGTCACAGAAAATAATCCCAGGATTATTGCAGCTGCAAAAGAGCCGATTGCGATAGCAAAAAATATTGACATGTCTTTTGCTATTAAAACGCTGGCCACCGTTGCTCCGGAAGCGCACCACAGTCCGTAAGCTGGTGGTTCACCGGATATGGCCTTATTAAAGATCCTGTGTGGAAAATTCATCTGGGGGGCCAATTGCACCTGTGAGTTCGGATTACTCTGAGAGCCGACATCCGACTCAAGATCTTCTGCCGCACCGGCAATAGTAGCCAGTGCCCCTGTTAGTGCAACAATGCCCAGGTCCATTATTATTGGATCAACCATTGTTCTATCCATCCTCCTATACTTTATATAAATATTAGTGATGACACCAAATTAATAGTTACCTGATACCATCAACATTTATGTCCTAAAAACTAGTATGGACTAGTTTATAGTGGATTACCAGATACCACATATAAAGTTTTCTAAATTAACATGCAGTGAACGAATTGATGGGAAATAGGTACACTACATGTATAGAAAAAAAAAAGAGACTGGATTTAAATTAAATCCTATTACGTTCCTGTTTCCCATGCTTCCATATAATTGAACTGGTGAGGTTTTATTGTATCGATTGAAATACCAAGTGCTTCAAGTTTTAGGTTAGCAATCTTTATATCTATTATCGCGGGTACAGGATGTACTCCAGGTTTAAGTTTATTCTTGGCAATGAACTTGACACATAAGGCCTGGTTGGCAAAACTCATGTCCATGACCTCGGCAGGATGGCCGTCCGCAGCCGCAAGATTTACCAGCCGTCCGTCTGCCAGTACATGTATCCGCCTGCCACCCAGGTCATATTCCTTAATATTGTTACGTACCGTTTTGACAGACCGTGCCATATCTTTCAACTGCCCAAGATTTATCTCCACATTAAAATGTCCTGAATTTGCAAGTATGGCACCGTCTTTCATGACCTCGAAATGTTCCTTCGTTAAGATATCAATATTTCCTGTAGTAGTGACAAAGATATCCCCTATTACTGCTGCCTCTATCATAGGCATGACACGGTAACCATCCATCTTTGCTTCCAGAGCGCGTATAGCGTCTATCTCAGTCACAATGACATTGGCACCAAGCCCATCCCCCCGCATCGCAGCTCCACGACCACACCATCCGTAACCGGCTATCACCACATTCTTGCCTGCTACAAGCAGGTTGGTAGTGCGGATAATACCATCCCAGCTGGACTGACCGGTCCCGTACCGGTTATCGAAAAGATATTTGGTCATTGCATCGTTTACGGCAACGACCGGAACTTTAAGGGCACCGTCCTGTTCCATGGCTTTAAGCCTGTGCACGCCTGTGGTAGTCTCCTCACAGGAACCCAGGATCTTAGGAATAAGGTCTTTGCGGTCAGTATGCAGTTTGAAGATCAGGTCTCCACCGTCATCGATCGTAATGTCTGGATTATGGTCAAGTACCGCATCAATTGCATCATAGTATTCTTTATCAGTGCAACCGTACCTGGCATAACACGAGATATTCTCCCTGGTATCCAGTGCCATGGCCACATCATCCTGTGTGCTTAAAGGATTGCACCCGCAAATAGCCACGTTAGCCCCGCCGGCAGCCAGGGTCTCAACAAGTACGGCGGTCTTTGCTTCGACATGCAGTGCCATTCCTATAGTATATCCGGCAAGGGTCTGCTTCTGAATTAATTCTTCCCGGATTTTTGCCAGTACTGGCATGTGATTACGTGCCCATTCTATCTTCATGTTTCCTGTTTCTATCATGTCAGTTTGCATTGTAAGTCTCCTAAATGATCAATTTGACTGTTCCTTGACCCTCTGAATAAGTTTTTCCACAGAGTTGGCAGTCTGTTCCATTATGTTCTTCTCGTCCAAGGCAGTAAAAATACCATCTTTCATCAGGACCTTGCCATCCACGATGGTCGTCCTGACATCTGAGCCCCTTGCAGCATATACAAGATGGGATTCCAGATCGTTGTTGGGTAGTAGATGAGGTTTTTGCATATCAACGATAATGATGTCTGCAAGCATACCCGGTTTTAATTGTCCCGCAGGTATCTTGAGGGCTTTTGCACCATTTACCGTGGCCATTTTCAATACCTGGTGTGCGGGCAGGACCGTGGGGTCAGTCGAATTGACCTTATGCAACAGTGCGGCGGTTTTCATTTCACCGAACATGTCCAGGCTGTTGTTGGATGCACATCCGTCCGTACCCAGTGCAACATTGGCATCCCTCCTTAATAGTTCAGGCACAGGTGCGATACCGGATGCCAGTTTCATGTTGCTGACAGGGCAGTGTACAATGTTCACTCCCCTTTTTGCCAGGATATCCATGTCGCCGGCTGACAACCATACACAATGAGCTGCCAGTACGCCAGGACCCAGAATACCCAATTCATCCAGTAAATGGATACTGCACATGGAATATTTCTCTTTCATTTCGAGCAGTTCTGCTTTCGTTTCAAGTACATGGATATGCATCCCGATAGCATCCGCTTCTGCCTGTGTCTTCACTTTGGCCAGGAATTCCCTGCTGCAGGTATTTGGTGCATGCGGACCATACATTGTTGTAATCCTGCCGTCTGCTGCATTATTCCATGTATTCGCAAAACGTATACCTTCCTTGAGGTCTGCATCACCTTTTGCTTCATTGAACAATTCGATCATACCGTGGGAAAGGGATGCCCTTAAGCCTGATTCTTCTACGGCCCTGGCAGCATGGTCCATGAAAAAATACATATCTGCAAAAGCAGTTGTTCCTGAGCGTATCATCTCAAGACAGGCAAGCAGGGTGCCGTAATATACATCCTCGCCCGTGAGTTTTGCCTCGGCAGGCCATATGTGTCCTTCCAGCCATTCTTTCAGTGGCAGGTCATCGGCATATCCACGAAATAATGTCATTCCTGCATGGTTGTGGGCATTTACCAGACCAGGCATAACGACACATCCTTTTGCATCGATAACTTGTTCTGCCTGTTGTGGCTCCTTGCCCACATAAGTAATTTTGTTATCTTCTATCAGGACGATCCCGTCCCGGATGGGTGGACCGTCCATGGTAATTACATAGCCGTTCTTAATAAGTATACGAGACATGTGAACAATAGATAGTATTTCAATGTTCTATAAGGTTTGCGTTATGAAATGTGAATATCGGTTAACA
The nucleotide sequence above comes from ANME-2 cluster archaeon. Encoded proteins:
- a CDS encoding formylmethanofuran dehydrogenase subunit B yields the protein MTETFTWTCTGCALLCEDIQVRKVDNRLEHVEHACMKGKARIFGCKDRAIPAINGKKADTDDAIKYAARILREAKNPLLYGWSNSTNEAQMAGIELARTLGGVIDSTSSFCQGIIVNEILNGSIPSCTLEDVREKADVILFWGADPMSSHPRHMSKYSYFPRGELRQRGYEEDRTAISIDVRQSMTAKICKNGSHRIPPGMDAEFMRGLVDALSGRVPKLSFDYDVKRILELAAILKKAEFGVLFAGLGLVYSIKEDISLLCEFINALNKISHYSLIPMAGHFNMRGFNHTLHEKSGHIHRVKFTEGEAISGIEYSVVEQIKNHADAVLVVGSDPLSSLPASISRRLKDIPLILIDPCINMTSLVADVTIPSGTSGIEVGGTSVRMDGKTININALVHGNHLSDEMIIRQILKEIK
- a CDS encoding tetrahydromethanopterin S-methyltransferase subunit F, encoding MAENSDEYVYGKGVPMVVRPPGAGVFDKLLENIRYKGQLIARNQKLDSGVAAGFEGLVIGFLFAVIMVGLPIVLSGGI
- the mtrH gene encoding tetrahydromethanopterin S-methyltransferase subunit H; translated protein: MFRFDKEQEVFEFGGVKMGGQPGQYPTVLISTMFYGKHKIVSDEDKGIFDKDAAEKLWKTQQEMGDLTGIPYINQIVGETPEAIKKFIDWFVEVDNKTAFLIDSSAGDVRAAAAAYCTEIGVADRAIHNSINASVNEEEITALRESDLDAAIVLAFNATDPTVKGKMEILEVGGTGQAKGMLEIAKDCGIKRPIIDVAAMPPGAGSGATIRSIMAVKGHLGLPTGGGFHNMASAWDWLKKFKKEHKEAYMPTDIGTNLVAQIVGADCLLYGPIENVRSVFPAVALVDIMLAETAHELGIDTLDPNHPINKLV
- a CDS encoding UbiA family prenyltransferase; this translates as MENKIIELIKLSFTPFSIISPIPFFSCFLFLIATKYSEMNVFDFFLLFIGIIITLLSSGASNFWNHTNDIKEDIKNNKNNVLIQNIISQNSAILISIILYSISIILVFLISIYLNRPIYFYFLIWVIITWWYSDNFFLKRIVRFRLKTHYLGEIFTYSIAYPAYTMSIWLIFSDSITKGIVLSFLFLCFGIAGVLLKDLKDIKGDREAGLKTFGVMFAPSKLIHLACIFLIFYFFIILIATSERIFNPMSVIIVIPFIYLIDRTYLHFSKKNWKLEIGDQKNIKSMIMSVYSSLFLLGFTNFI
- the mtrG gene encoding tetrahydromethanopterin S-methyltransferase subunit G — its product is MAENKVPEIIVDAMDYQEVIKKLNLIDEKIEFTNSEMQQRVGKRLGRDIGILYGICIGLILVVMYLLVVTTLGLTPTTTVQLQEGESLLSAVIRILL
- a CDS encoding 4Fe-4S binding protein; this encodes MANAMEIYKLLPKTNCKECGESTCMAFSVALLSGTRRFTECPPLMKDDKYSDSRQKLEKILKPIEGAQETGLIIHEELCSGCGNCVVACPVDVANDPHGSGRGSAPTNDKVIFKVVDGKVKAANVKECRRFGKDKILCRACIDPCPTEAIEFV
- a CDS encoding formylmethanofuran dehydrogenase; translation: MAVDVGKFVRAPEYDITVVTYRDVFQSTACEEDITGKECERLSAVIVLDAGEMKRMGIQDGGNVRLTSKWGSIVVKAVFSPKEEQKGIGFMVNSPWSNALVSDETTGGIPVYKNITVKVKATNEKIISKRELLSL